The stretch of DNA CCAGCCGGTCTGCATGGCGCCTGATGAATTCGCATAATACCACGTTCCACTGACACGGAACCATCCGGTCGCCATCGCGCCGCTCGACGGCTTCAGCCAGTACCACACGCCGCCCTTTTTCAGCCAGCCGGTGTCCATCGCGCCGCTCGATCCCAGGTGGTACCAGGTGTTGCCGTCCTTGAGCCAGCCCGTGGCCATCGCGCCGTTCGACGGCGCCAGCCAGTACCACGCGCCGCCGTCGAGGATCCAGCCGGTCTGCATGACGCCGGCGCTGTCGAAGAAATACCACTTGTTGTCGATGAGCTGCCAGCCGAGGGCCGCATACGCCGTGACGGGGTCGTAGTAGCGCCGAAGGCCGTCGTCGTTCACCCAGCCCGTAACCATGGCGCCCGACTCGTCGAAAAGGTAGCGCGTGCCGCTGATCGTCTGCCAGCCGGTGAGCTTGTCGCCGGCCTTGTCGAGCCGATACCACGTGCCGCTGTCGCAGACCCAGGCGTTGCGCGAGGGCTTCGCTGCGTTCTCGAACCAATACGTCTTGCTATCGGCTTCATGCCAGCCGAACAGCGGGTAGGGCCGTCCGTTCAGCGTTGAGAACGCATAGGGCGTCTTGTCATAGGCATCCAGGTAGGGCATGCCGTCCTCGACGTTGACTGTGATGGCTCCCTCCGGCGCAAATTCCGCGATCATCGCTGGGTAGCCATGCTTCGCTGCGGGGTAGGCTCCGTACACCTGGGTGTCGAAGATGCGCAGGATCTGGTCGGTCTCGGTCGAAATTCTGGCTTCGGGGCCGGTGAGGAAGGCGTAGCGCGGCTCGATGGCCGCTATGAGGGCCGGCGTGTTCGATCCGGCGTAGCCGTGGTGGGCGAGCTTGATCACGTCGACGCGCCCCAACTTCTGCGCCAGCCGCTGCTCGTCGCCGTCGTTGTCGGTGATGTCGCCGGCCAGAAACGCATGGCTGTCAAACGCGCGGGCCGACACGCCCCAGCAAAAGTCGTTGCAGTCGTTCGCGCCGAGCGTCTTGTACGAAACGTCTTCGAAGTTGACGATCTCGATGTCGAAGGCGCCGAGCGAAAACGTCGGCCGCCCGGTATGGGGCGGAAACACCGGCTCCTCGGGGTCGGGGACGTCAGGCCCGTCTCCCGTTCCGGTCCCGGGCGTCTCGTCGCCCTCGTCCGCTTCGCCTTCGGAATCGCTCGGATCGGTCTGGTCGTCCGGATCGGTCGCGTCCTCAGAATCGCTCGGATCGGCAGGGTCGTCCTGATTTTCGGGGTTGGCAGGATCGCTCGGGTCGTTGGGACTGGCCGGATCGTCCGGGTTGTCGGGGTCGCTTGGATCGTCGGGGTTTTCCGGGTCGTCCGGATCGGTCGGCTCGTCGTACTCGTGCGGTACGAGAGGGGCCGTCGCATCCAGGTTGAGGATGACGGGAATGTCCAGCTCGTCGGCGGCTGCAAGCATCTGGTCGTAGACGTACTGGTTGTCCCACAGCCGGTCTGGGTTCAAAATGTAGCCGTCGGAATACTCGGGCACGTAGACCCGGGTCGGCTTGAACGCGCGGATGATCTCGTCGGCCGACCCGATGTGGTCGCTGTGGGGGTGCGTTCCCAGGTAGAACTCGAGGTTCGTCTCGTTGACGCCGAGCCCTTCCAGATACGCGATCACCTCGGCTTCGCGTCCGTTGCCATGGACGATGCCGGGGCGGTCAGGATAGCGCGGGTCGCTGCCGTCGGGGCGGTCGTTGTCTTCGCCCGAGTCGACGATGCCGAAGCGCCCCTGGCTTTCCAACACGATGCAATCGGTGTACTCGAAAGGCAGCACGTGGATGCGCGTCGGGCCGTCGTCCGTGCTGGTAGGGGGGTTGTCGGCGAAGGCGGGGGCATGCGGGGCGAGTGCCAGGCAAACGGCCAGGGCGAAGGCCGAGGCAAGCGGCGCGAAACGAGAAACGAGGCAAGACGGCCGCAAAGCGCGATGCGCGGTCAAAGCGCCCGAAAACGGCGCATGGTGCCCAAAGAGCATGCGATCCCTTCTTTCTATACGGTGTGTGTCGGAAGCGTTTAGTATATGGGATTGCTGCGATGCCATGTGGCGATTGTCGTTTGACAGCTGGTATACTTCTTGAGAATTTCGTATTTGCATCGATGCCGAACCGACCGGGTTCGCTTGTCACGGAGGTCACGCATGTCTCTTCGCGCAAAGCTTTCACGGGCGCTGCTCGCGCTCATAGTCGCCTGTTCCCTGTGCCCCCTTCCCGCCTATGCCGACGATGCCGACACGTCGGCATCGTCGTCTTTGCCGGCTGAAATTACTGCGCCGGAAGAGCGCGATGCCAAAGCCGAAGTCGACGCTTCGGTTCCGTCGGCTGACGAGGGCGTTCCGGACGAAGCTGTGGCCGTCACAGCAGCCGCAGCGCCTGACGAGGGCGCTGCAAGCGACGAAGGCACCGACGCAGCGCCGCAGGCGGCCGAGGAAGCGGACGACCAGGCAGAAGGAGCTGACGCCGAAGAGCCTGCCACTTCGGAATCCGTCGGCTTCGTCTACTTCGATCTGGAGGCTCCCGCCGTCGGCCAGACGCAGACGGTCGTCGTCGCCACCGACGACGAGGCCGACGTGCTTGCAACGGGCACGCTGGAACTCGTCTCTCCGTCGGGCGAGCGCATCGAGGCCGCATCCGTCGGCGCGGACGGCAATGCGCTCGCCTTCGAGGTTGCCGTCGAAGAGGCCGGCGACTACGTGCTGAAGACGGCGCAGGTCGAAACCGCGTCGGGCGACGCCCGCACGCTTTCGCTTGCCGCCGACGGGCAGCCGTGCTCGTTCGGGGCGGTCGAGCCTCAGGCCGGTATCGAGGCCCTTGCTCAGGTCGACGGCGCCGAAAACATGGACGTGTCGGTGTATGCGCTCGACGAAGACGGCGAGCTGGCTCCTGCGGCGTCGCTCGAGCAGACGGCGGCCGAGGTGGCCGGCGAGGTCGCGCGGGTTTCGGCCCGCAGCGCCCGCGCCCGCAACGACGAGTTCGTCGTCGCGCTCGACGCGGGGCACGGCGGCAACGACGGCGGCGCCAGCGCCTACGGCTTGAAGGAGTCCGACGTCACCTGGGGCATCACGACGTATTGCAAGCAGTATCTGGAGGCCCACTCGAAGGCCCGCGTCGTTTTGGTCCGCGGCAAAAACGAAAACCCTGGCTTGTCCGAGCGCGTGCAGCGGGCCGTCAACCAGGGTGCCGACGTGTTCGTGAGCCTGCACATCAATTCGGCCGCCGCCACGTCGGCCCAGGGCGCTGAAGTGTGGTATCCCAACAGCAGCTCGTACCGCTACGACCTGCATGTCGAGGGCAACAAGCTGGCGTCGAGCATCCAGCAGCGGCTGGTGGCGCTTGGCCTGAAAGACCGCGGCGTGAAGGTGAAAAACGCCACGGGCAACTGGTATTACCCTGACGGGTCGCTGCAGGACTACTACACGGTCATCCAGCGCTCGCGCGAGGCCGGCATCGTCGGCATCATCGTCGAGCACGCCTTCATTTCCAACAAGGCGGAAAACGCCAAGCTCGCCACGGCGTCGTTCCAAAAGCAGCTCGGCTACGCCGACGCCCAGGGCATCATCGCTGCCTACGGCATCGGCGGCTCTGGCTCCGGTTCCGGTTCCGGTTCCGGAGGCGGCAATTCGGTTCCGGATATGTCGGCGCCTTCGCCGTGGGTGCAGGAAAACGGCCGTTGGAAGCTGAAGGACCCCGGCGGCGCGTTCGTGAAAAGCCAGTGGCAGAGAGTCGACGGGAAGTGGTACTACTTTGACGCCAACGGCTACGCCCTGACCGGCTTTCAGACGGTGGAGGGCTCGCGCTACTACTTCGATTCCAACGGCGTCATGCACACCGGCTGGTTCACCGTCGGCAAGACCTGGCACTACGCCAACCCGTCCGGCGCTCTGGTCACCGGCTGGGCCACCATTGGCGGCGCGCGCTACTACCTGAAGGGCGGCAACGGCGACATGGTGTCCGGCGTGCAGAAGATCGACGGCACGTGGCGCGTGTTCCAGCCGTCCGGCGCCCTGGTCACCGGCAAAGGCTGGAAGAAGGCGGGCGGCAAGTGGTACTACTTCAACGCCTCGGGCGCGCCTGCCACGGGCTGGAAGAAGCTTTCCGGCACGTGGTACTACCTGAATCCCACGACCGGCATCATGGCGACGGGCTGGACCCTGGTCGACGGCAAATGGTACTGGATGTACTCGTCCGGCGCCATGCGCGGCAAGGGGTGGCTGAAGCTGAAAGGGAAGTGGTACTATCTGACCTCCTCCGGCGCCATGAAGACCGGCTGGCTGAAGCTTTCCGGCACGTGGTACTACCTGTGGTCCTCTGGCGTCATGGCCAGCGGCGGCTGGGGCAAAGTGGGCAACGAGACGTACTGGTTTGCCGGTTCCGGCGCCATGCGCACCCAGGGTTGGTTCAAGCAGGGCGGCCACTGGTACTACATCACGTCAAGCGGCGCCCGCGCCACCGGCTGGAAAACCGTCGGCGGGAAGAAGTACTATTTCTGGTACGGCAACGGCTGCATGGCGACCGGCACGCCCGTCATCGGCAACGAGCGCTTCCAGTTCGACTCGTCCGGTGCCTTGGTGAAAAGCCTCGGGCGCGTGCAGACCGCCGTGA from Xiamenia xianingshaonis encodes:
- a CDS encoding MBL fold metallo-hydrolase, which gives rise to MLFGHHAPFSGALTAHRALRPSCLVSRFAPLASAFALAVCLALAPHAPAFADNPPTSTDDGPTRIHVLPFEYTDCIVLESQGRFGIVDSGEDNDRPDGSDPRYPDRPGIVHGNGREAEVIAYLEGLGVNETNLEFYLGTHPHSDHIGSADEIIRAFKPTRVYVPEYSDGYILNPDRLWDNQYVYDQMLAAADELDIPVILNLDATAPLVPHEYDEPTDPDDPENPDDPSDPDNPDDPASPNDPSDPANPENQDDPADPSDSEDATDPDDQTDPSDSEGEADEGDETPGTGTGDGPDVPDPEEPVFPPHTGRPTFSLGAFDIEIVNFEDVSYKTLGANDCNDFCWGVSARAFDSHAFLAGDITDNDGDEQRLAQKLGRVDVIKLAHHGYAGSNTPALIAAIEPRYAFLTGPEARISTETDQILRIFDTQVYGAYPAAKHGYPAMIAEFAPEGAITVNVEDGMPYLDAYDKTPYAFSTLNGRPYPLFGWHEADSKTYWFENAAKPSRNAWVCDSGTWYRLDKAGDKLTGWQTISGTRYLFDESGAMVTGWVNDDGLRRYYDPVTAYAALGWQLIDNKWYFFDSAGVMQTGWILDGGAWYWLAPSNGAMATGWLKDGNTWYHLGSSGAMDTGWLKKGGVWYWLKPSSGAMATGWFRVSGTWYYANSSGAMQTGWLKDGGKWYYLDGSGAMRTGWASVGGKWYWLDSSGAMKTGWLKDGGAWYWLDGSGAMATGRRVVDGSVEYFSPSGVWLG
- a CDS encoding N-acetylmuramoyl-L-alanine amidase; this encodes MSLRAKLSRALLALIVACSLCPLPAYADDADTSASSSLPAEITAPEERDAKAEVDASVPSADEGVPDEAVAVTAAAAPDEGAASDEGTDAAPQAAEEADDQAEGADAEEPATSESVGFVYFDLEAPAVGQTQTVVVATDDEADVLATGTLELVSPSGERIEAASVGADGNALAFEVAVEEAGDYVLKTAQVETASGDARTLSLAADGQPCSFGAVEPQAGIEALAQVDGAENMDVSVYALDEDGELAPAASLEQTAAEVAGEVARVSARSARARNDEFVVALDAGHGGNDGGASAYGLKESDVTWGITTYCKQYLEAHSKARVVLVRGKNENPGLSERVQRAVNQGADVFVSLHINSAAATSAQGAEVWYPNSSSYRYDLHVEGNKLASSIQQRLVALGLKDRGVKVKNATGNWYYPDGSLQDYYTVIQRSREAGIVGIIVEHAFISNKAENAKLATASFQKQLGYADAQGIIAAYGIGGSGSGSGSGSGGGNSVPDMSAPSPWVQENGRWKLKDPGGAFVKSQWQRVDGKWYYFDANGYALTGFQTVEGSRYYFDSNGVMHTGWFTVGKTWHYANPSGALVTGWATIGGARYYLKGGNGDMVSGVQKIDGTWRVFQPSGALVTGKGWKKAGGKWYYFNASGAPATGWKKLSGTWYYLNPTTGIMATGWTLVDGKWYWMYSSGAMRGKGWLKLKGKWYYLTSSGAMKTGWLKLSGTWYYLWSSGVMASGGWGKVGNETYWFAGSGAMRTQGWFKQGGHWYYITSSGARATGWKTVGGKKYYFWYGNGCMATGTPVIGNERFQFDSSGALVKSLGRVQTAVTAKPSQSSAPAKPAASSSAIMGASLATVNQMVADFNSTGKPYPAYKYAKKGAPTIRDFCTILLAEAKAEGVRAEVVFCQAMKETGWLQFGGSVDANGKVQCNFAGLGATSATVGGATFANVREGLRAQVQHLKAYASTAPLKNKCVDPRFSLVTRGIAPNLEDLNGRWAVPGDGYGESILGMIGVLLKK